GTGGGATCGTGCTCGTGGTTAAGTCCACCTGTGCTAACATGCACCTGCTTAGCCGGGGGCAGGCAGCCTGACAGAACAGGAGAACGGCCTGCTGACAGTTCCTGAGTCCTACAGTATGTACTTGTGACCCAATTACAGGGTCTAGCCTAAAGGATATCCAGCgtctatattttttttattataaagataAGACCTTCACAAACTGTCCATCTATTCTGGTCTTAAGATCACATGATCAACTAGCCACTTCCAAGGGTTTCTGTAGGTCCAGCAATCCTGGTCACCACCATGACCGCAAGCCTGCACACAGCAGTAACCATGCCCAACTTGCCTCTCAGAACTAAATTTGGCCACAAGGTCTGTTCCATCCCAGAATCCTAGAGGCTCCTTTGACATCAAGGGTCTCACTTCAGCTGCCACCTTCACCGCTGGTCTACAAGCACATTTTTCTAGGATACTGGCACTCCCCTCACCTGTAATTTCTCAAGGCCCTAGTAAAAGAAGTGTCTTCTGGTCCCTCTTGGAGGTCAAATTTGGGGGACCTAGTGAGTGAGTTACTCATGATAAATCTGTATCAACAATCACGTTTCCTTAAATCCCTATATCCTGCCAAAGAATTTCTCGTATCTCAGTACTGGCCTCTGCCAAGCCCAGCTTTCAGCTAATTAACCAAACAGAAACGAAGGTGCTGACAAGTCAACAAAATCAAAATCTCGTTCCTTATAAAAGTGGATAAATAAACTTCCGCCAACATGGAGCCAGAATAAAAGAGAACCGATAGCATTATTAATGAAAAATTCAACGTAACTACAGATACAGAGGAGATTCCAAAATTAGTAAGAAAACACTTATAATTTaatgtcaataaaaaattactagaacactagcaaatcaactccaacaatacattaaatgCATTACAAAGGTCGTACAccacgatcaagtgggatttgtcccagggatgcaaggatttttcagcaCCTGCAGGTCGATCAGTGGgctacaccacattaacaaactgaagaataaaaaccaaacGATCACCTCAACAGATGAGGAAGAagcttttgataaagttcaacaaccatttatgattaaaaaaaacctctccagaaagtgggcctAGAGGCAACACACCTCGACATAATAAAGGCCTCGTATGACAAACGCACAGCTAACAGCGTGCTCAATGGTGAagagctgaaagcatttcctctcagaccaggaacaagacaaggatgcccactctcaccacttttattcaatatagctTTCAAAGTCCTCGCcgcagcaatcagagaagaaaaataaaaggaatcaaatcagaaaagaagtaaaaagtcactgtttacagatgacatgatactatacatagaaaaccctaaagaagcaaccagaaaaccactagagctcatcaatgaatctggtaaagttgcaggatacaaaattaacatacagaaatcggttgcatttctatacactaacaacgaaTCAGCAGAGAGAAATTAaggatagaaaatccagaaataaacccacacacttatggtcaattaatcaacaagaaaggaggcaagaatataaaatgcagacaagacagtctcttcagtaagtggtgctgggaaaactggacagcttcctCTGAAAGactgaagttagaacattctctaacattgtatacaaaattaaactcaaaatagattaaagacctaaatgtaagaccagatattagaaaactcctagaggaaaacataggcaggacactctttgacataaatcacaacaGTATTTTTTTCCGAACCAGCTCTTAGagtaatacaaataaaagcagaaataaataaatgggatctaattaagctcaaaagcttttgtacagctaaggaaaccatcaacaaaacaaaaagacagcctacagaatgggagaaaatatttgcaaatgatgcaactgacaagggactaatttccaaaatacgcaaacagctcacacagcttagtatcaaaaaaacaagcaacccaatcaaaaaatgggcagaacacctagacagacatctctccaaagacatccagatggccaacaggcacatgaaaacgatggctattctgactggcgtgaggcagtatctcactgtagttttgatttgcgtttctctgacaAGTAGTGATGTTGAcgtgggggaggcaggagggtgtagctcagtggtacagccgtgcttagcatgcatgagttcctgggttcagcccccgtacctccttcaaaaacaaataaataaacctaattacctccccctccacaaaaaataaataattttttttaaaaaaagaatgactggCCAGTATGGGACCCCACATACACTGCATCAGACTCAAGGACGCACTTTGCAGCCCAAGGGTGTGCAAGATGATGGTGCCCAGCACAGGAGGACCCAGGACACCTCACACACCTCGTCACACCTGCACCTGAAGCTGCTGTGCTCGAGCGCGTTGggacagcccagcccagcagcagTGACCCATCCGTCTGGAAAGGGCGCCAAATCCCTCACCatcagggacagggacagagcaTCTTCCACCTCACTGTAAGATACAGATACGCCATGGGAACTGGGCTCCCAGCACCCGGGGTCCAGCAGGTGGGAGGAGCTGCCATCCCTGCGGGGGTATGTGACACACCATGAGGGGAGGGTGGCCTTTACACACCAGGGCAGGGAGGAGTGAGTGTGAGTGGATCCAGGTGACCCACCCAGGTGCGTCTGGGAGCTTCCTCCCCAGCTGTGATGGTAACTGCAGAAACACAGCAACTCAGGTCCAAGGAGGGCTCAGACACCCTCGGGAATGAGGGTCTGGGCACACCACCAGCCAGAGGTGGTGACAGTGAGGAGACTCTGGACTGGATAACAGGCGAGAGAAAATGACAGCAGGGCTGTGCTTGGTcccactgaccttccttcctcagTCGCTCCTAAGACATGCCCGACCCTGGGAAAGGACGTAGAGGAGAAGGGTGCACCATGTCATCACGGGGACATGTCACCCGGATCCCTCTTGCGAATGGAAATACTGCAGCCATACCAGTAAACACAGGATGCCGCCGCCATCAAGTCattgctgccaccacccccacagtgagaggagggaactcaggatggagaccagCAGGCAGCCCGGCCCCTGCAGCCACCCAGAGCACTGCCcttgaggggactcaggatgggaaagcatACGGCACTGGCCCCGGACAGCTGAGGTGCAGGTCACAGGagtgaattcagtgagcccagacctttgcaccttcccacacacagaaaagcacaaGACTCCCTAACTTGGGATGCCTGGTTTTCTCTACTTAACAGTCATCTTTTGAAGTTCCGGCTACTTGGTCTTTGCTGTAAAACtcgtatatcctggctcctcccccgcctcttcagagcagtccctcagagcgatcggagaggctgtcatcccagacTCGAGGGGTTCGAGGACTCAGaaatgtccactgaataaaactgttaacttttaggctgtgcatttatttccaCTGACACTCTTTCTGGAGCGATTTGCTGCCCAGCGGCAGACTCCTCCACCTGCCAGCTTTTTCAGAGTTGGCCTCGGGAGAAGCGCGGCCTCTGCTGAGACTACTCCCTCTCCAGGGCAGCAATCTGCCTCTGGTGACTGGTGACTGAGGGTTCGATGGGCCTGACCATCCAGGCCAAACATGAGACACCCTCATGAGAAAAACTTGCTTCTGTGTCCCTGCGGGTCCAGCCACCATTCCCACAACCTACGGTGCAGGGTGACTTCTGCCTCCAACCAATCTTGCCTTTTTTATCCTTCACCACTTCATGCTGACCCTCGATAAACAGCCTGCACCCCAAACTTCATCGCAGTATCTGCTTCAAGACCCCACCTGACGACACAGCCTGACCCTCCTGTTAGCTGGGAGTCCTCGGGTTGTTGGAAACAAACACAACTGGAGCCCGCTGACGCAAACACAGGGGTTTATTAGAAGAGTATCTGGGCTGTCTCACAGCAGTAGTCCAACAATCACGGCAGAAGGGCAGCGATGGCTCTGGACATCAGACAAGAACCAGACCCTGGGGCTCCCTTGGCCCGGTCCTTGGCTTTGCTTCCACGGTGGCTTCCTTCTTCTCTCACCGCCGACTGTGCTTCTCCAGGTGGTTTCGAAACACAGCCACCTGCACCATTCGTGCTTAGGTTCTAAAGCCTCAGCTGCTAAAAATGTACAGACAAACAAGAGTCCCAGCTTCCCAGCTTTAGTGGGAAAGATAAAACACGCAACGGTTATCTCATCTGTGACAAAAAAGGGCAGGGTCACAGAGGCTGAGCAGGCATTACCAAGGGACAAGGGCATCTCAGTGGCAGCAGATTTGTAAAACGCGTAAGGGGAGATTGTAGGAATCTCAGGgaaaagaaagccaaaaaaaaaactgtgtaagAGGAAAGATAAAGTGCTCAGAAACGATGGACAGGCATGAATTGTAATAAAAGTCCTCAATTACCATAACAATATTACACTCTCAGTCCACAGTACGGCAGTGTTCCCACACATGTGTAATCAGATTACACAGGGGTGTGTATTTAGAATTGTGTCTTTTAGCTGCTGTGTGTAAGTGTGGAAAATGGACTGAAAAAGGATGAAAGTAACAGGCAAAAAATGTGCACACAGCTGCAGGGGCCACGGCTGAGCTAGTTTATGAGCACTGAGGCCAGAACTAGGTGCTCAGTGTCTGAAAGCTCGTTGGCCCCAAGTCTGTAGACTAACAAACTCCCTGACACTGACAACCTGGACACACACTGCAGGATGAAATGACCAAATGCCAGAGGTCTCAAGTGTAGAATCCAAAGGCCTCCTGATCTATCTTCTGCTACGTAACGCAGATATTGGCAGAGAAATCCAGTACTTCGTGGGCTCATCTCATCTCAGTGATGCTCTTGAAACCAAAACGTCAGGAACACATGGATCCATACAGACGTAGCTGTGTCAGGGGATATCAGAGTTAAATGCAAGGCAGTCCTGGCACAGGTCTCAAAATTCACAGATTGGACCTGCAAAACACCCACTGCTGAGTGAAAGGAATGCCACAGGGCCTGTCCTCTGCAGGACTGTCTCCGGGCCACAGGAAGAGCCTCGGTGTTGAAGGAGGAGGGATGGACGATGCTTCCTGCACCTGGTGTCCTCAAGTCCTCGATCTCAGCATCACTGAGTGTGAGTCAAGAGATCCTAAATAAATCTGGTCTAACTTTACACCGGCTTGCTTCTTGATATGGTAGGAATCAACGAGGGGGCGGTGGAGACACAGTTTTTGTGGCTACCAACATAGCGTAAAAACCAGCACTCAGGGTCTCCAGCTTCAGGGCCCTCGTGTGACCCTTCAGAAGACAGAGGTCCCAAGGAGCGCCACACAGCATACCTGGGCCCCACATTGGGTATTCGGATAAATGAAAACTCTGGGGCCGGCATCAGCCCTCCCTATGACTAACACCTGACCCCGAGGAAAGAATCTTTTGCTCTTGGGTATTCAATCAAGAGGTAAGCGCTGAAGTTTCATCATTTCGCGAAGGCAGTGCTGAGTCTAACTGCTTAATAGTCAATGGAATAATCTAGAACAGAGCTgagcaaaatcaggaaattttaaGACAACAGACCCCTGAGCTCAAtctaatgaatgaatcaatctCTAATAAATCCATCTCTGGGACTAGGAAAGAGAACCAGGGcaggtggaaagaaaaaaaatggaaaaaaccacGGAGTAAAACAGCACACTGTGAATGTCTGTTCCTTTACAAAGGTCTGTTTCCTCCACCCAGTAAAGTGACTTTCAGGTATTAGAGAGAAAAGTAGGAAGTCCATAAATTTGAGTAGGAGTAATAATTTgggaaatgagttttttttttaagttaccacGTGGAAAAACAGGATTAGCTGGCTGTTGAAATTCTGATGGAGTGGTTCATAAAATTACTCTCATTTACTTAAAGCCCCAACTTTTCAACAATGATGTTAACAATGGtaactaaaggaaaaaatatggctcaaatcaaaggagcaatacaccATAATGACAAAACTTGTGCGTAAGGGAGAGCCTGAGTCTTTCCAAGTTTGGAAATAAATGCTGTACTTGTCTAAATTTCACCATCATACAAAAAATACAGTTAACTTTGTCAAGCAACATTGTAGAGAGATCACTACAAAATTCCAGTTCTCAAAAAGCCAAGGAATGGTTCATGCATTTTCACAGGGAACCACACTTCCATAGTATCAACTGCACAATGTGAAGCTTCCTGTGTGGATGATGCAATAGCTGAAAGGCAGGTGAGACACAAATGTTTCAAATGATGAAACCATGAAAACCTTGTTTCTTAATAACTTGTCCCATAATCAGCGAAACATGCAGGAAGGCAAAATACACTTCCTTgaatacatcaaaaatatatttctcaccACAAAACTCTGTGTTGTACACTTTCTGAACAGTGACTCTTAAATACTTGATCTCTCCATTTAATTGTTTACAAGTTATTTTGCAAAAGACCAAAAGCGTTGGCAGCACAGAGTGCCCACGATACTGCATCACAGGACACGGAAACACGGGTCACCCAGCATGGGGATGCACACACCTGCTGCAGGAGGCGTCTCACTGCCAGAGGAAGGGCCCTGCACAGCACCACTGGCCTTGCGTCTGAGTGCCAAGCAGCACAATCCACACACCTCCTTCCTTGGCTCACGCTTCACTGCTGCTATTCTGCAGTTCTGCCCTTGAATACTATCCACCAGCTTTTCTGTGAACTGTTTCTCAGGCTCTGAGGATGCAGACTTTAATATAAAGCTGGCGTTTGTTACTACTGACCCTTTTATATGCTGACAAATCATAAGGAAAAGGAGGTGTGGCGATACTGGTCATGCTACTTACTGAGTTAGAAGACAAGCCACACTAGTTACCATTTTTACGGTATCATTAAATCAGAAAACACCAGCGGCACGTGGAGTCCGGACAGACTCAGAGTGATAAGGCATGTACATCCCATGCTCCCAATTAATTATAATGTGCGATTCCAAAACATGAATCACATTCTGTGGCACAGGAAAAGCTAGAGTTACACACCATTCTTACTTAGATGCTCCAATGATTCaatttattcacatatttttttaaaacttcatacttCAGAGTGAACATTTGTCAACCATTTAGAACTGGGTGTTTGGGAACCCAGGTCTATAAAAAGTGCATGGCTTTCCATTATAGCATTATTTTTAGAAGCTTCTATTTCCAATGTCTTAAATGGTTAGGTCTAGCCACAGGATACAATATGGTGAGGTTGCATGCTGAAGACTGAACCACAGCATTGTCACTGAGTTTCATTCTTGATGGCATTTTCTTATGTACAATGAGCCATCATTtcttgatgaaaatattctgtgttGTAACTGCAGCATGAATGGAGTTTTCCTTAACTCACTGGAATGGGGTTTATTCCCAGCTAATGAGACCTGCTCTCTGGAAGATTTTCTGATACTCACAGTGTTCCTCTTTGCTGTCACTTTTTTACGGTATAAGGTCTGACTGTGGTTTGAAAGGTTTCTGAAACTCACTGCTTTTCACAGGATCATTCTGCTCTACGAAATAAACACAGATATGCTGAAAGCTCTCTCTACGTAACCTCACTCAGTGCTCCTATCCTACAGGAGCACTCAGACATGTGTGATGTGACTATTATCTGAGACATGAGGTAAGACCTCTGTCAACCCCTAGGGTTTCTTGGCTGTGTGAGTTCTCCGGTGATTGATGAGCTGTGACTTTTGggagaaggctttcccacattcactgcattggtaaggcttctctcctgtgtgaatCCTCTGATGGTTAACAAGCTGGGACTTCTGAGAGAAGGCCTTCCGACATTCACTGCACCCATAGGGCTTCTCTCCCGTGTGCGTCCTCTGGTGTGGAATGAGGTGTGATTTCCGAGAGAAGGCTTTGCCACAGGCGCTGCACTCAAAgggcttctctcctgtgtgtgtcCTCTGGTGATTGATGAGGCTTGACTTCTccctgaaggctttcccacattcacagCACACGTAAGGCTTTTCtcctgtgtgagttctctgatgtcTGACTAGCTCTGATTTCTCAAAGAAAGCTTTCTGACAAAGACTGCactcatagggtttctctcctgtgtgaattCTCTGGTGGGTGTTGAGCTGTGACTTCTGGGAGAAGGCTTTTTCACAGTCCCTGCACTCATAAGGTTTTTCTCCCGTATGGGTTCTCTGATGAGTTGCAAGACTTGACTTCTCAccaaaggctttcccacattcggTGCATTCGTAGGGTCTCTCCCCTGTGTGAGTCCTTTGATGGGATATGAGGTGTGACTTCTGACAaaaggccttcccacactcgCTGCACACATAGGGCTTTTCTcctgtatgaattctctgatgattTGTGAGGCTTAATTTTTcactgaaggctttcccacatgcACTGCATTCGTAGGGTTTTTCTCCTGTATGAGTTCTCTGATGTCTAACAAGCTGGGATTTCCtactgaaggccttcccacacttACTGCATACAAAGGGCTTCTCCCCCGTGTGCGTCATCTGGTGTGAAATGAGGTGTGACTTCTGggagaaggctttcccacactggATGCACCCGTGAGGCTTCTCTCCTGTATGGGTTCTCTGATGGTTAATGAGACTTGACCTCTctctgaaggctttcccacattcactgcactcatagggtttctctccGGTGTGAATCGTCTGATGTCTAATGAGCTCGGACTTCTCAAAGAAGGCTTTTCGACAGTCGCTACATCCGTAGGGTTTTGTTCCCGTGTGGGTCCTGTGATGTGTCACAAGCTGTGACTTCCtgctgaaggccttcccacactctCTGCACTCAAATGGTTTCTCCCCCGTGTGAATCCTCTGGTGGTTGATGAGATTTGACTTCTCACTGAAGGCCCTCCCACACTCACTGCACCCGTAGGGTTTCTCCCCCGTGTGTGTCCTCCAGTGTGAGATGAGGTGAGACTTCCGGGagaaggccttcccacactcgCCACACTCGTATGGCTTTTCCCCTGTGTGTGTCCTCTGATGGGAGGTGAGCTGTGACTTCTGggagaaggctttcccacactggCTGCAGTTGTAAGGTTTCTCTCCCGTGTGAGTTCTGTGATGTGTAATGAACTGTGACTTCTGGGGAAAGGTCTTGCCGCATTTACCACAGCCATAGGCTATCTCTCTTACATGTCTGCTCTGGTGTTTAATGAGACTGGATTTCTTACTGAAGCGTTTCCTACATTCACTGCATTCATAGAGCTTCTCTCCTAAACGATTTCTATGATAAATGATAATCTGTGACTTCCTATAACTAGCTTTATCACACTGACCACATTCATAGTATTTTAGCCAAGTGTCAGTTTCCTCAGGCTTGGTGGGGAGAAACAATTTACCCAGTACAT
The genomic region above belongs to Camelus bactrianus isolate YW-2024 breed Bactrian camel chromosome 32, ASM4877302v1, whole genome shotgun sequence and contains:
- the ZNF84 gene encoding zinc finger protein 84; the encoded protein is MTTLPACVLQNSFAFEDLSVDFTQKEWQLLEPNQKDLYRDVMLENYSSLVSLGYRVTKPGVILKLERGEEPWVGDGGAPRTDAVEQVLQVNGHMTWHKDNQEELKNMKQDHECDAFGKHFNLSMNFIPLRKSNNEGDVDGFILKHHVGLLIPKADYGKMEPADLNVLGKLFLPTKPEETDTWLKYYECGQCDKASYRKSQIIIYHRNRLGEKLYECSECRKRFSKKSSLIKHQSRHVREIAYGCGKCGKTFPQKSQFITHHRTHTGEKPYNCSQCGKAFSQKSQLTSHQRTHTGEKPYECGECGKAFSRKSHLISHWRTHTGEKPYGCSECGRAFSEKSNLINHQRIHTGEKPFECRECGKAFSRKSQLVTHHRTHTGTKPYGCSDCRKAFFEKSELIRHQTIHTGEKPYECSECGKAFRERSSLINHQRTHTGEKPHGCIQCGKAFSQKSHLISHQMTHTGEKPFVCSKCGKAFSRKSQLVRHQRTHTGEKPYECSACGKAFSEKLSLTNHQRIHTGEKPYVCSECGKAFCQKSHLISHQRTHTGERPYECTECGKAFGEKSSLATHQRTHTGEKPYECRDCEKAFSQKSQLNTHQRIHTGEKPYECSLCQKAFFEKSELVRHQRTHTGEKPYVCCECGKAFREKSSLINHQRTHTGEKPFECSACGKAFSRKSHLIPHQRTHTGEKPYGCSECRKAFSQKSQLVNHQRIHTGEKPYQCSECGKAFSQKSQLINHRRTHTAKKP